The following proteins are co-located in the Rattus norvegicus strain BN/NHsdMcwi chromosome X, GRCr8, whole genome shotgun sequence genome:
- the Gprasp2 gene encoding G-protein coupled receptor-associated sorting protein 2 → MTGAEVETGSQAKSDKKPQEEVVVDGVERESEVPLVVRPKVRPQAPATSGARPKTETKSSSRARPKTESQSVSGRRPKTEAQSMTGARPRLEAQVMSGARPKTDARAVGGARPKTEAKPIPGARPKNDSRAWAQSEFGAEAMSHAERAPLPNAVTWPLVNSESTSVTKSKSLSMDREMANMGSETFPSTQGQSGIEPWFGPREEANMGSWCYPRPRAREETSNESGFWSADETSTMSSLWTGQETNIRSWPREEVNTRSRHRAKHQANTRSKPRSKQDAYIDSLSGSEDEAGNPFCFWAGENANDMFRPRGRDEANVRPKIRTKRENYFEDEEEFCKESWLLPGEEANRFRGRDKEEPNKTLKNSDQKDVKNDEKVKQESKIEEEVIIGSWFWAEQETSLEAAASAICESEPGAEEGAIGGSLFWTEEKPDLGAVARDEVRPESEEEAIFGSWFWDRDEACFDPNPTPVYTAKSRYRDPEEDLNLASRPKSWDEVTIEFTPPCHGVGFPFPRPFIIPEGASGNTEEKAKSAELGAEGEEQESVVQRDPPEPDFPFQYDPSYRSVREIREHLKARESAQPENWSCNCIQCELRIGSAEFEELLLLMDRIRDPFIHEISKIAMGMRGASQFTRDFIRNSGVVSLIEALMNYPSSRARTAFLENMIEMAPPYPDLNMIETFICQVCEETLSHSVNSPEQLTGMRMLRHLTITTDYHTLIANYISGFLALLTTGDARTKFHVLKMLLNLSDNPMVAKKLFSAKALSIFVGLFNIEETNDNIQIVIKMFQNISNIVKSGAMSLIDDDFSLEPLVSAFHEFEELAKQLQIQIDNQNEPEEGQ, encoded by the coding sequence ATGACCGGGGCAGAAGTTGAGACTGGTTCTCAGGCCAAGTCTGATAAGAAGCCTCAGGAAGAGGTTGTGGTGGATGGGGTTGAGAGAGAAAGTGAAGTCCCTCTGGTGGTCAGACCCAAAGTCAGGCCTCAGGCTCCAGCAACAAGTGGTGCTAGGCCCAAAACTGAAACTAAATCTTCCTCTCGGGCAAGGCCTAAAACTGAATCCCAGTCAGTGTCTGGAAGAAGGCCTAAAACTGAGGCTCAGTCAATGACTGGAGCAAGGCCGAGATTGGAGGCCCAAGTAATGTCTGGTGCCAGGCCTAAAACTGATGCGAGGGCAGTAGGTGGTGCCCGCCCTAAGACTGAGGCCAAGCCAATCCCAGGAGCAAGGCCTAAGAATGATTCCCGGGCTTGGGCCCAGAGTGAGTTTGGAGCTGAGGCAATGTCACATGCTGAGAGAGCACCCTTACCTAATGCCGTCACATGGCCATTGGTCAATTCCGAGTCTACAAGTGTTACGAAGTCTAAGAGTCTGTCTATGGATAGAGAAATGGCCAATATGGGTAGTGAAACTTTTCCTAGCACCCAAGGTCAGAGTGGAATCGAGCCCTGGTTTGGACCAAGAGAAGAGGCTAATATGGGTTCTTGGTGCTATCCCAGGCCCAGAGCCAGAGAGGAGACCTCTAATGAGTCTGGATTCTGGTCAGCAGATGAAACTTCTACAATGTCTTCTTTGTGGACTGGGCAGGAGACTAATATCAGATCATGGCCCAGGGAAGAAGTGAACACTAGGTCCAGACACAGGGCTAAACATCAGGCTAACACCAGGTCCAAGCCCAGGTCCAAACAAGATGCCTATATTGATTCTTTGTCTGGGTCTGAGGATGAGGCAGGTAACCCGTTTTGCTTTTGGGCTGGAGAAAATGCTAATGACATGTTTAGGCCCAGAGGCAGGGATGAGGCAAATGTTAGACCAAAGAtcaggacaaagagagagaactattTTGAAGATGAAGAGGAGTTCTGTAAAGAGTCCTGGCTTTTGCCTGGGGAAGAGGCTAACAGATTTAGGGGCCGAGACAAGGAAGAGCCTAATAAGACCTTGAAAAACAGTGACCAAAAAGATGTTAAAAATGATGAAAAGGTCAAACAAGAGTCCAAGATTGAGGAGGAAGTCATTATTGGGTCCTGGTTCTGGGCAGAACAAGAGACTAGTTTGGAGGCTGCAGCTTCAGCAATCTGTGAATCCGAACCAGGGGCTGAGGAGGGAGCCATTGGTGGATCCCTGTTCTGGACCGAAGAAAAGCCCGATTTGGGGGCTGTAGCCAGAGATGAGGTCAGGCCTGAGTCTGAAGAAGAGGCCATATTTGGGTCATGGTTTTGGGATAGGGATGAGGCCTGCTTTGACCCAAATCCCACTCCTGTGTACACAGCTAAGAGCAGGTACCGAGATCCAGAAGAGGATCTTAATTTAGCGTCCAGGCCCAAATCCTGGGATGAGGTCACCATTGAATTTACACCTCCTTGCCATGGCGTTGGCTTTCCTTTCCCAAGACCCTTTATAATTCCTGAAGGGGCTTCTGGAAATACTGAGGAAAAAGCCAAGAGTGCAGAGCTTGGCgcagagggggaggagcaggaatCTGTGGTTCAGCGTGATCCTCCTGAACCCGACTTCCCATTTCAGTATGATCCTTCTTACCGGTCAGTCCGGGAAATTCGGGAGCATCTTAAGGCCAGGGAGAGTGCACAGCCTGAGAACTGGTCTTGCAACTGCATCCAGTGTGAGCTTAGAATTGGGTCTGCGGAGTTTGAGGAACTTCTTTTACTGATGGACAGAATTCGTGATCCATTTATCCATGAGATATCTAAAATTGCAATGGGCATGAGAGGTGCTTCTCAGTTCACCCGAGATTTCATTCGAAACTCGGGTGTTGTCTCACTTATTGAAGCCCTGATGAATTATCCTTCCTCCCGAGCGAGGACTGCCTTTTTGGAAAACATGATTGAAATGGCTCCACCTTACCCAGACCTAAACATGATCGAGACATTTATTTGTCAGGTGTGTGAGGAAACACTTTCTCATAGTGTGAATTCCCCTGAGCAGCTCACTGGCATGAGGATGCTCAGACATCTCACTATAACTACTGACTATCACACACTGATTGCCAATTACATCTCCGGGTTTCTCGCCTTATTAACCACAGGCGATGCAAGAACCAAGTTTCATGTTCTGAAAATGCTGTTGAACTTGTCTGACAATCCCATGGTGGCCAAAAAGCTATTCAGTGCCAAAGCTCTGTCAATATTCGTGGGTCTCTTTAATATAGAGGAGACAAATGATAACATTCAGATTGTTATCAAAATGTTTCAGAACATCAGTAACATTGTAAAAAGTGGAGCGATGTCTTTAATCGATGATGATTTCAGTCTTGAGCCACTTGTTTCTGCATTCCATGAATTTGAAGAGCTAGCAAAGCAGCTGCAGATCCAAATAGACAATCAAAATGAGCCCGAGGAGGGACAGTAA